The following coding sequences are from one Desulfurobacterium indicum window:
- a CDS encoding anthranilate synthase component I family protein, with translation MEPNILFLSLKRQGYPVKLFLDSAMVDDKKGHFSFICIGEQEKFVVKNLVDDAFSSLKEFYDKLKELYADTHFGIFGYFSYDAARYIEKLPEYAVDDIGMPDISFFLPKTTIVFDNLKKEISVFGEKFNFGTVPFLGAFCDFDLEFLSFNMTKEQFFSAVTKIKDFIASGDSFQVNFSQRLNFIMRGSPVAFYHKLRSVNPSPFAFYLDMDGFKAVSCSPERLVRKSGLTIETRPIAGTRRRGKDETEDQFLSRELFLSEKERAEHIMLVDLERNDMGKIGKYGTVIVDELMVREVYSHVMHIVSNIKAEVRKDVHPIEIVKALFPGGTITGAPKVRTMEIIEELEPTRRALYTGSVGYFSFSGDLDFNIVIRTLLLKESRAFLQVGAGIVWDSDPEKEYRETIHKARAFLSTAGIEDIFK, from the coding sequence GTGGAACCGAACATTTTGTTTTTATCATTAAAGCGGCAAGGTTATCCTGTTAAACTATTTCTTGATTCAGCCATGGTAGATGATAAGAAAGGGCATTTTTCTTTCATTTGCATAGGTGAACAGGAGAAATTTGTTGTTAAAAATCTTGTTGATGATGCTTTTTCCTCTCTTAAGGAATTTTATGATAAATTAAAAGAGCTTTATGCTGATACACATTTTGGTATTTTTGGCTATTTTTCTTATGATGCCGCTCGTTATATAGAGAAATTACCGGAATATGCTGTAGATGATATAGGTATGCCAGATATCTCTTTTTTTCTTCCGAAAACCACAATAGTTTTTGATAATCTAAAAAAAGAAATAAGTGTTTTCGGTGAAAAATTTAATTTTGGAACGGTTCCTTTTTTGGGTGCCTTTTGTGACTTTGACCTTGAATTTTTATCTTTTAATATGACGAAAGAACAGTTTTTTTCTGCAGTTACGAAGATTAAGGATTTTATAGCTTCGGGGGATAGCTTTCAGGTTAATTTTTCTCAAAGATTAAATTTTATAATGCGTGGCTCTCCGGTAGCTTTTTATCATAAGCTTCGTAGTGTTAATCCATCGCCTTTTGCTTTTTATCTGGATATGGATGGTTTTAAGGCTGTTTCCTGTTCTCCGGAGAGGCTTGTTAGGAAATCGGGTTTAACTATTGAAACAAGACCTATCGCCGGGACCAGGCGTCGAGGAAAAGATGAGACAGAAGATCAGTTTCTTTCCCGTGAACTTTTTCTGTCGGAGAAAGAGCGGGCGGAGCATATTATGCTTGTGGATCTTGAAAGGAATGATATGGGAAAAATAGGGAAATATGGAACAGTTATTGTTGATGAGCTTATGGTAAGAGAAGTTTACTCTCATGTTATGCATATAGTTTCTAATATAAAAGCTGAAGTGAGAAAAGATGTGCATCCGATTGAGATTGTTAAGGCTCTTTTTCCTGGTGGAACTATTACCGGAGCTCCGAAGGTAAGAACAATGGAGATTATTGAAGAGTTGGAACCTACACGCAGGGCCCTTTATACAGGGTCTGTTGGCTATTTTTCATTTTCTGGTGATCTTGATTTCAACATTGTTATAAGAACTTTGCTTTTGAAAGAAAGTAGGGCTTTTCTTCAGGTTGGGGCAGGTATTGTTTGGGATTCTGATCCGGAAAAAGAATATAGGGAAACGATTCATAAAGCCAGGGCTTTTCTTTCAACTGCTGGTATAGAAGACATATTTAAGTAG
- a CDS encoding radical SAM/SPASM domain-containing protein, protein MEQKFLPKWIAWEVTRRCNLNCIHCRSSSTIESEQGEFTFEEARKLIDDIATISNPTIVLTGGEPLLRDDLFDIAAYGTEKGFRMCIATNGVLVDDEVCREMKKTGIKIVSLSLDGSTAEIHDDFRKQPGAFEGVLNAVEYLKKHGIPFLINSSFTKRNAFDIPNVYKKARELGARAWYMFLVLPVGRGEDANAELLDAEEANYWLNWHYELEKDLILKGDNTILVRPTCAPHYYRIFRQNAKRDGLDLKRRNLVFGTGGGKGCVAGQSIALIDCHGWLKPCSYFPISDINVFDVPFSKAWFESKIMQDMRKIDEFKGRCGSCEYLKICNGCRVRAYWKYNDYMQEDPVCDYVPVKMRKGK, encoded by the coding sequence ATGGAGCAAAAGTTTTTACCTAAATGGATTGCATGGGAAGTAACGAGAAGATGTAACCTTAATTGTATCCATTGTCGTTCTTCTTCTACTATAGAATCGGAGCAGGGTGAATTTACCTTTGAAGAAGCCAGGAAATTGATAGATGATATAGCTACTATTTCCAATCCTACTATTGTTCTTACTGGTGGAGAACCTCTTTTGAGAGATGATCTTTTTGATATTGCAGCTTATGGGACGGAGAAAGGTTTTAGAATGTGCATAGCTACAAATGGTGTTCTTGTTGATGATGAAGTTTGTCGTGAGATGAAGAAAACAGGCATAAAAATAGTTTCTCTTTCTCTTGACGGGTCTACTGCAGAGATTCACGATGACTTCAGAAAACAACCGGGAGCTTTTGAGGGAGTTTTAAATGCTGTTGAGTATTTGAAGAAGCATGGTATTCCGTTTCTCATAAATTCCTCTTTTACTAAGAGAAATGCTTTTGATATTCCAAATGTTTATAAAAAAGCCAGAGAGCTTGGGGCAAGAGCATGGTACATGTTTTTGGTTCTTCCTGTCGGAAGAGGTGAAGATGCAAACGCAGAGCTTCTTGATGCAGAAGAAGCAAATTACTGGTTAAACTGGCACTATGAGCTTGAGAAAGATTTAATTTTAAAAGGTGACAACACAATTTTGGTTAGGCCTACCTGTGCACCTCACTACTACCGAATTTTTAGACAGAATGCAAAAAGAGACGGTCTTGACTTAAAAAGAAGAAATCTCGTTTTTGGAACCGGTGGGGGGAAGGGTTGTGTCGCTGGTCAGTCAATAGCGTTGATAGACTGTCACGGCTGGCTAAAACCGTGTAGTTATTTTCCAATTTCTGACATAAACGTTTTTGATGTTCCTTTTAGTAAGGCTTGGTTTGAATCAAAAATCATGCAGGATATGAGAAAGATTGATGAGTTTAAAGGAAGATGTGGAAGCTGTGAGTACCTTAAAATATGTAACGGTTGTAGAGTGAGGGCTTACTGGAAGTACAACGACTACATGCAGGAAGATCCTGTTTGCGATTACGTTCCTGTAAAAATGAGGAAAGGGAAATAA